A window of Deltaproteobacteria bacterium HGW-Deltaproteobacteria-2 contains these coding sequences:
- a CDS encoding DNA-binding protein, giving the protein MTKAELVGVIAKSAGVTKDKAAKALEAYEVAVAKELKKSGKLILVGFGTFSVVKRKAREGRNPQTGKAIKIPAKKVVKFKAGKDLASKVK; this is encoded by the coding sequence ATGACGAAGGCAGAATTAGTCGGGGTTATAGCAAAATCGGCAGGTGTCACCAAAGACAAAGCGGCAAAAGCACTGGAGGCATACGAAGTAGCCGTTGCCAAAGAGCTTAAGAAAAGCGGTAAACTTATTCTTGTAGGATTTGGTACGTTCTCGGTAGTGAAGAGGAAGGCGAGAGAGGGCAGGAATCCTCAGACCGGAAAAGCTATCAAGATTCCCGCAAAGAAAGTCGTAAAATTTAAGGCAGGCAAGGATCTGGCCAGTAAAGTAAAATAA
- a CDS encoding radical SAM protein, whose protein sequence is MKTKNKVKAFYNPPSLLFKQLGSSMLMGYLNRWQNFPGWVLKYGFRSIPVANGSWGMGCIGYPGHPVWEVTGACNLRCIHCHAISGNADPDELTTDEGKRLIDMIASVSEFRTLIYTGGEPLVRPDIFELLRHSQKAGLANIVATNGTLIDEEMAFKLKDHGVVCNAISIDAANPDIHDMVRNKPGAFDLALRAIEATKKAGILLQINTTAMEYNIPNLPELIDFVDNCGAGIMLMYQLVAVGRGEKIEKATLKKAANQYLSELIALKQKTAHTIIEPVAGPQYWPHLLEKNGIRDGLMLKLAGKVFHGCAAGRGFVYVKANGDVWPCPFVEVSAGNVKKMDFKDIYYESTVFRNLRNREKLLKGVCGECNYKTVCGGCRGRALAYSGDYLAEDPRCFIHETTKHHP, encoded by the coding sequence ATGAAGACTAAAAACAAAGTTAAAGCATTTTATAATCCACCCTCATTGTTGTTTAAACAACTGGGCAGTTCCATGCTCATGGGATATCTGAACCGCTGGCAGAATTTCCCCGGGTGGGTATTGAAATACGGTTTTCGATCCATACCTGTAGCCAACGGTTCCTGGGGTATGGGTTGTATCGGATATCCGGGACATCCTGTCTGGGAAGTAACCGGAGCATGCAACCTAAGATGCATTCATTGCCACGCCATTAGCGGTAATGCCGATCCCGATGAACTTACCACTGATGAAGGAAAAAGACTCATTGACATGATCGCCTCCGTCAGCGAATTCCGCACATTAATATATACAGGCGGCGAACCACTGGTGAGACCGGACATCTTTGAATTGCTCAGACACTCTCAAAAGGCGGGGCTTGCCAATATCGTCGCCACCAACGGAACATTAATCGATGAAGAAATGGCTTTTAAATTGAAAGATCACGGCGTCGTCTGCAATGCCATCAGTATTGACGCAGCAAATCCTGATATTCACGACATGGTCCGCAACAAACCGGGAGCATTTGACCTGGCGCTTCGCGCTATTGAAGCCACTAAAAAAGCAGGTATTCTTTTACAAATAAACACTACAGCAATGGAATACAATATACCTAATTTACCTGAGCTCATCGATTTCGTTGACAACTGCGGTGCCGGAATCATGCTGATGTATCAGCTCGTTGCTGTCGGTCGCGGAGAAAAGATTGAAAAGGCCACATTAAAGAAAGCTGCCAATCAATACCTGAGTGAACTGATCGCGCTCAAACAAAAAACAGCTCATACAATAATAGAACCGGTCGCCGGCCCTCAATACTGGCCTCATCTGCTGGAGAAAAACGGTATCCGCGATGGCCTCATGCTGAAACTTGCCGGCAAGGTTTTCCATGGCTGCGCGGCCGGGCGAGGCTTTGTTTACGTTAAAGCCAACGGCGATGTCTGGCCATGTCCATTTGTGGAAGTAAGCGCCGGCAATGTCAAAAAGATGGATTTCAAAGATATTTACTATGAATCAACTGTTTTTCGGAATTTACGTAACAGAGAAAAACTCTTAAAAGGCGTTTGCGGTGAATGCAACTATAAAACGGTATGCGGCGGCTGTCGTGGACGAGCGTTGGCCTATAGCGGAGATTATCTGGCAGAAGATCCTCGCTGCTTTATACATGAAACAACAAAACACCACCCGTAA